DNA sequence from the Sylvia atricapilla isolate bSylAtr1 chromosome 27, bSylAtr1.pri, whole genome shotgun sequence genome:
ATGGTTTAgaccagctctgcagagaaggaacCAGAAATAATGGAGGTAGAAAAAttggacatgagccagcaaagTGTTCTGGACATCCAGAAATTCATCCATGTCCTGATCTGCCCAAATAGAAATATGGCCAGAAGGTCAGCTCTCGTTAGACCCCACCTAGAGTGTTGTGTCCAGCCTGGAGTCCCCAGTTCAAATAGTCATGGACCTGTTAGAGCAGCTCCAGAAAATGGCTGCAAAAATGATCACATGGATGCAGCACCCCTGCCATTGGAAAAAGGCTGAGGAACTTGAGTTTTTCAGGTAGGAAAAGAGCtagctctggggagaccttattgcAGCATTTCAATATGTAAAAGAGATGGATAAGGAAGTAGAGAGAGGACAGGGAGCaacatttttaaactgaaatagaGTAGATGTAGATATAAGGGACATAAGGGAGAAAATAATGATGTGgtgggaaatggaaaatggcATATATCATCATGGGAAGTGTTCAGAGTGACTTTTAATGGACCTTTGAGTTTCATTAGAAGTGATACAGTGGCACAATACTGTTAGGAAGGGTTTGCCTGGCACCTGATGGGAAGCTGGAACTTGTGTCCTTGCAGTAACACATTCCCTGCTTGGTACTTCCAATGCAGTGCTGAGCTGAGtgagaaacaatgaaaaagtgTGTGAAGAAGGTACACGTTAGCCACTGAACTGTTTACAGAAATTCCATTCTGATGCAAAGAGGCAGAAAGACTCAAAACCCAGAGGGTCTCTCAGTGCACACTGAGCACAACCAATGCCAGCCTGTGCTGACAGCCAGtgcaaaaccagccccaaaaaCCCCTCCCAGAAACAGCCCTGGGCAacctctgtgccctgggagagTGTCTGCAGGGCAAAGGATGACACAAAGGCACGGGTTGGGTTGCAGCAGAATTTAATGAGTcagaagagggagaagaggggGATTGAGGAGGAGGCCACAGTGCATGGAGCAGCTTCAGCAGGGGAGGCCCCTCATGCCACAGAGGCCACTGCCCAAGCCCGAGAGGccaaagcccccagagctgatgggcactccctgagagctgaggatgctgccaacagcagcagaggtggaggatcccacggcggtgttctgtgggaaggagctgaggatggggccgggcagggtcacCACCACGGGCGAGGGCTGGATGGCCACGGTGgagtcctggcactgcctgacacagggctcattgcagctgttggccagcggggtggggccgcagggctggcagggccggCACGGGCTGTAGCAGGACATGGCTTCGGGCTGCACAGGCACCtggcagagagggaaagaaaaagtaatgcAGGGTTTTTGAAGAGGAACCCATCACCacaccagggagctgctctgtcaAATCAAGATGGTAACAAGAGCTGGAGATGTTGTACTGATGCCCACAGCCTTCTCCTTCCATTTAGCCAAGAAGTTCTCTGCCAAGAGCAACCAAGTCCTGGGTGATCCCACCTATCCCATCACTCTGACTCTTCAGTCAAGTCCCAAGCTCTCCCtatgcacatttatttttttcaagccCCTCTCCCATCATAAGCAGCTCCATAACCTTGCACAGAACTAAGGAGCAGGTacatgcagaaaacagaaggaggGAGAACAGGAGTGAGAGGAGAAAAGTCTTCAACCTTACCTTGTTCTCACTGAGATGGAGACAAGAGGACTGGATGTAAGAGTGAGGAGAAGGAGTTGCTTTTATTCTTCTCCTGCACCACCCCAGGCCCACAGTCACTGCACTAGAGCAGTAATTTTCCAACAGACTCATCACCCAAACAAAATATCCTCCCTAACGCCACAAGCTGTGCTTTTGCTTCTGTCAATGCTGTCATttaatttcctcatttctgacattcctgctctgccttgcaTGATCCTTTCATGTGCTATAACAAGAAGATACCCCATGAAGAGTCATGCCGGTGAATGCAGAAGTACAGGAGGGGTCCTGTGCAGGCAGATGGTGGCT
Encoded proteins:
- the LOC136372155 gene encoding feather keratin 1-like — encoded protein: MSCYSPCRPCQPCGPTPLANSCNEPCVRQCQDSTVAIQPSPVVVTLPGPILSSFPQNTAVGSSTSAAVGSILSSQGVPISSGGFGLSGLGSGLCGMRGLPC